The Cylindrospermum stagnale PCC 7417 genome segment GGCTGTAAGATCCGCCGCTAGTTGATTAATCCGCTCGGCGTGAAGTTGAGCTATTCTTTTTGCTTCCTCTAGCTCCTGTTCTTGGGAAATTCGTCTGGACTCAATTTTCCAACGGGCTAATTCAGCTTGTTTGTGATTTAGCTCAAATTCTAGGGCGGCGATCGCATTATCTATGCCTTGGAGTTCGGTAGACAATTGGGGATTTTCTCGAGCATGGCGGCGGTAAGCCTCAACTATGGCGAGGGGTGAATTATGATCTCCAGATTTGACATGATTAATATTGAGGGCAGTGCGTTCTTGCTGGAGAGCTTGAATTTGCGAGTGCAGCGCCGCTATTTCTGCCTGAATTTGCTCCATGATTGCTGTTTATCCTTGCTGAGAGATAGTTGCGCCTTGGGTATCGAGAGGAAGCGATCGCACAATTGAGGTAATTCCCTGTTGCTTCCAAGCATCTGCCATCGCTGTTTCAACTGCTTTGGCGTGCAACTTATCAACCATTGCTAATAGCGTTGGCCCCGCACCACTAATCACCATGCCATAAGCACCAGCAGCGACAGCAGCTGCATTCACAGTATCGTAACCAGGAATCAACGCTTTGCGATAAGGCTGATGCAACTTATCTTGTAAAGCTGCGCTTAACCATTCTCCTTTACCAGTTTCCAAGCCGCGCAACAATAATCCCAAATGGGCAGTATTGAAAATTGCATCTGCACGACTGTATTCTGTGGGTAAAACTCGCCGTGCTTCTGAGGTGGAAAGCTCAAAATCAGGAATGGCGACTACTGGGGTAATATTTTCATGCCAAGGAAGATCGCAAATTTCCCAACCTGCGCTGCTGGTGGCTGCGAGACGACATCCGCCAATTAGGGCTGGTACTACATTATCAGGATGTCCTTCGATGGCGATCGCTAATTCCATCACCTGCAACTCAGACAAAGGTACACCCGCCAGTTGATTTGCAGCAACCAACCCCCCGACAATAGCAGTCGCTGAACTACCCAACCCTCTCGCCAGAGGTACACCCATCTGAATCTCTATTTTTACAGGTGGCGGTGTCTGCTCTATATATTGATATAACCTGACAAACGCCTGATACAGCATATTACTTTCATCA includes the following:
- the thrB gene encoding homoserine kinase produces the protein MSLVSTVIVTVPATTANLGPGFDCIGAALGLYNEFKFTRLDEGGLIIHVTGAEAERVQTDESNMLYQAFVRLYQYIEQTPPPVKIEIQMGVPLARGLGSSATAIVGGLVAANQLAGVPLSELQVMELAIAIEGHPDNVVPALIGGCRLAATSSAGWEICDLPWHENITPVVAIPDFELSTSEARRVLPTEYSRADAIFNTAHLGLLLRGLETGKGEWLSAALQDKLHQPYRKALIPGYDTVNAAAVAAGAYGMVISGAGPTLLAMVDKLHAKAVETAMADAWKQQGITSIVRSLPLDTQGATISQQG